The following is a genomic window from Melitaea cinxia chromosome 24, ilMelCinx1.1, whole genome shotgun sequence.
GCATTGTATGCTTTCGTGACTCTGTTTAAAGGAGAAAAAAGCCCCAGATTGGATCTAGCACGTTTTTGAGCGAAAGGCCTGTATTTGTTGACTCTCGGTAGACGCTTAGGTGTATTTATATCTAACAAAGATAGAAGCTGAGGagcatccatcttagcattgaCCAGCTTGTATAGAAATATTGCATCGAGAAACCTTCTACGACTAGAAAGGGAATTCAGGTGGAAGTGTTGCAGCCTATCCGAATAGCTTGTTGAATTCTTCAATATATTACAACTATATGACAAGTGCCATAGGAATCTTCTCTGAACGCTTTCCAAACGCTTGCTATACACCTCGTAATTCGGATTCCAAACAATGCTGCAGTACTCTAATGTACTGCGCACAAGAGCATTATAGATAGTGATTTTTGTTGATGGATGCCTGAACTCTCTACAGCTTCGCAAAACAAATCCCAGCATTTTGAAGCTTTTTTTAACGATGTAGTCGATGtggatataaaatttataaaaacatcttggcaagtaatgcattattttagaacaaaatggGTTAGCATAAATAAgcttatagtgagccaaccttaaaagatagatatatgctgtcgcggacttttttttagaacttttaaagaggatcaattctgtcatacatgatttttgcggaACTTTAACTGTttctccgctccttttggtcttagcgtgatgatatatagcctataaccttcctcgataaattggctatctaacactaaaataatttttcaaatcagaccaCTAGTTTCTGAGAAtaacgcgttcaaacaaacaaacaaacaaacaaactcttcatctttataatattagtatatataaaatactttatttttatcgatatataACGTGACGTCTCCGGCGCTACGGAACGGACTTCAATATACTTTCAGTACTTGTCATTGGCATAATCATCGGCGTtaagctgatggagccatagtcgaagaagaagaagaaaaagaagaagaaggagaaggagaaggagaagaaggagaaggagaagaagaaaaAGGAGGAAGGAGaggaagaaggagaagaaggagaaggagaggAAGgtgaagaaggagaagaagaaggggAAGAAGAAGAAAGAGATAAACAAGTACAGATGACTAACTCCTTGCCGGTACATGAATCGAATGGTGCGCTCTGATTGGTGCAAATGGCCGGTCGCTGTCAACTTGCACGCTCGCGCCAAATCTTGCATTATATTTTTTGAGGACCTTGTGTTGTGAAGGTGTACAACGTAAAATGGTGATAAGATGTAAAATTCGTGGCTGAGTTAGTAAATTAGGTGgcaaataaaactaagaatggaGAAACAGAAAGGATCTTCTGGTATAAATGAGTACAAAATATGTTtcaataataactatattaattATAGTCATATACACTAAATACACAGGATTTCAAACACCATGTTAAGATACAGCCACCACAATTGTAGCCATTTATATCAACTTGGGAAACATAAGGGACCTCTAGttgattatatataataatattttattacaaaatagcgttaattactatttttaatattagtatgtgAAGAAAACCGATTAAAGCCATGACATGCAAAAACCTTGTAATGCCATAGGCTTGACAATATTCTGCATATAAGTTTTGCTTTTACAATGAAAGAAATGACAATTATAAAGGATTTAGCCTTATAATCTGACAGCCTAGGAGTCCCGGTTGTGCCCAAGGTCGAGGAACAACTGTAAAGTTCTGTACGTGTCTGTCTCTTTTAACTCGTACTTGAATCTGCTGACCGACTGAGTGTCTCACTATGTTATGTAACTGAGTTACGTCTGTGAAGTTGCTGGCGTTGATCGAACCGAACTGGATTATTTTGTCGTTTTCACATAGGCCCTGCAAAGAAgaatatttacgatataaataaaatagcattttattatgctcCAGAAAATCTGGAGCActcaaatattaacaaataacaagacaaacagatttaaatgcctatttgtattgataatgtgagaaaaaaaaattaaattgtacatttgtttacagaaattatcattatattattttacagtaattttcgcatttttttttatgaaagtatcaaatgtggtttatcacactataacaacagtcgcttggcgcgtgtgagcgaaagagacagTTGCGCATAATTTGGCATGGATCGTACCTCTAACAGCAGTGGCGCTCGACTGATGCGTggtattatatactatatttttatttttaatacaaaaggtattaaaaataattgaatattttaatttttttttatgttcctaaatGATGTTAGTTTACTTTGGTATAGATAGTTccttaaaatttctttgtttactaagaaaaatatcgcttttaaaatacttatttggaaaatatttgtaactttgaAATTTTACTACGGATTAACGGAGATACAAATGGAGAAAAATCGGCATTATGTATCAACAGAaacatattccacatattaccatatttttttatacagttttaaggtagaggttattgaaaactactttacttatacttatataACTTGAAAGTATACATTTCGATCGTTTCCCCATGGAGGCGGCTGattaaaaggttaataattttgtacatacaattttaatcaaaattctgatccatTATTTTACTACAGCAAAGGTTGCtctactatatttaaaaaatataaattacattacaatttcacggattgttaccgatttttgtgaaatggctctcaagttgctttttttaaataaagtaagttattttttattatattgagatatagatacataattacatacccCTAAATCAGCAGGAGAACCTTCTTGAACGAAACCCACTTTTGCAAAACAATCTTCATTGTTAGTGTTGTGTCCGTTACTGACAGAGTGTGTACTAGACTGCCCATTAGTATAGGAAGTGTTCTGTCCCAAGCTAGTTGCACCATTACTGGTGGATTTGAACTGAGAGTGGACCTCAACGAGACCTTGCTCTATTTgcttcattatatttttgtgatcATTTTGTAAGCCTGTAAAATATTTGCCTAAGTTTTACAATGTAAATATGTTACAAAAGCACAAAGCTACAAAGATAGGTATTTCGATTATGTTAGCAATACTTAgttctttcttttattatttatcatttttcatAACtactaacggccgaacccaatattcagtctatctctggttatgtcctactagagacagaaatatctatctatcattcatttaactggcccaataaacttgtcgacgataggcaatcttatccttcaaagctatctatcgacgagagggaggatagcttaccagagataacagttcgtatgaaaattacagtttaagcgtcccaataataatagagttctatctgtcagtaacgttggttatctttagtaacaacaatatccgatctatagttttcgggggataactaagatttattaattgcaaaagtatgttctttgtttaaaataaaattaatttcgagtgaaaaataatggcagactcaagttcaagtagcagttcaagtgatattgctcttttgcaacaattaattgaataaaaataataagtttcgtCTGAAATAAttcttactttactcatcttgtgaataaaacaaacaatttggtgaatgattgtataatttgcaatgatttgtataattatacaaattcaaacgaaacgacgattcaataaagcgtaatggcctcGTAGCGTCTTGTcatgtcgtgttaaaacgttccgttactagatttaccatgcattacatattaaaataatatcatttattataaattaaaaagtctg
Proteins encoded in this region:
- the LOC123665598 gene encoding 26S proteasome non-ATPase regulatory subunit 9-like → MVGLNMNGPARDRVMKLIQERDRIESEIRNENAVLAANNVGMEDPLVDADGFPRNDIDVYKVRHARHKIICLQNDHKNIMKQIEQGLVEVHSQFKSTSNGATSLGQNTSYTNGQSSTHSVSNGHNTNNEDCFAKVGFVQEGSPADLGGLCENDKIIQFGSINASNFTDVTQLHNIVRHSVGQQIQVRVKRDRHVQNFTVVPRPWAQPGLLGCQIIRLNPL